A part of Paenibacillus donghaensis genomic DNA contains:
- a CDS encoding phosphotransferase enzyme family protein yields the protein MIDVLKDARNAALSALLHYDLEWTNIRFIQSSDTITYKIETSSTGSYLLRIHREHLTKPEICSELVWLQALNQHDALKVTEGVLARNGESVVEIGDEQGLRKTRVTLMHWIDGELAEEPLSVDCVQQIGRLTARLHQAAAVFLPLAGFVRPTYDANHFRRQMVQLEQHYPCFLTEKAWTNYRNAAELVLQELGLMTPTPANFGMIHADLHLGNLVFDQDTPYAIDFARCGYGYFLYDMAAVLLGLSPAQRRMHLLGYSQISALDDDYVQRLECFFIMCMIENYAHHAADPRETADLIAEQPYAQAYLSCFLSHRSFLFEHIEPLQED from the coding sequence ATGATAGATGTGCTGAAGGATGCAAGAAATGCCGCATTATCTGCCTTATTACACTATGACTTGGAATGGACTAACATCCGCTTTATTCAGAGTTCAGATACGATCACCTATAAAATAGAGACAAGCAGCACAGGCAGCTACCTGCTGCGGATTCACCGTGAACACTTGACCAAACCGGAAATTTGTTCTGAATTAGTCTGGCTTCAGGCCTTGAATCAGCACGATGCGCTGAAGGTAACGGAAGGTGTATTAGCCCGTAATGGCGAAAGTGTGGTGGAGATCGGCGATGAACAGGGACTGCGGAAGACGAGGGTCACGCTTATGCACTGGATCGATGGCGAACTTGCGGAGGAGCCGCTGTCAGTGGATTGTGTTCAACAGATCGGCAGGCTGACCGCCCGGCTTCATCAGGCAGCTGCTGTTTTCCTGCCGTTGGCCGGATTTGTGCGTCCCACGTATGATGCCAACCATTTTCGCAGACAGATGGTACAGCTGGAGCAGCACTATCCCTGCTTTTTGACAGAGAAAGCCTGGACTAATTATCGGAACGCCGCCGAATTGGTTCTCCAGGAGCTGGGGCTTATGACTCCCACGCCAGCGAATTTCGGTATGATCCACGCTGATCTGCATTTGGGTAATCTGGTGTTTGATCAGGATACCCCATATGCGATTGATTTCGCACGATGTGGATATGGCTATTTCCTATATGATATGGCTGCTGTATTGCTGGGTTTAAGCCCGGCGCAGCGACGGATGCATCTGCTGGGGTATAGCCAGATCAGCGCGCTGGATGATGATTATGTGCAGAGACTGGAGTGTTTTTTCATCATGTGTATGATCGAGAACTACGCACATCATGCCGCCGATCCAAGAGAAACCGCTGATTTGATAGCAGAACAACCTTACGCTCAGGCTTATCTCAGCTGCTTTCTGAGTCACCGTTCCTTTTTGTTTGAACATATCGAACCGTTGCAGGAGGATTAA
- a CDS encoding C40 family peptidase, producing MKKVILSLLGAAVLFTTAAPSISASEVNLESEVNQVLGTPYLWGGTTSIGFDCSGFILYVLKKFNVEDLPRTSQSQAKVGTPVAKENLRSGDLVFFNTLGTGISHAGIYLGDDQFAHSSSSKGVRISKLADTYYKDRYVTARRVVDQKSYLSMVN from the coding sequence CTGAAGAAAGTCATCTTATCTTTATTAGGAGCTGCAGTTCTGTTCACAACCGCTGCACCAAGTATCTCTGCAAGTGAGGTTAACCTTGAAAGTGAAGTGAATCAGGTACTGGGAACCCCGTATTTATGGGGGGGTACTACGTCCATAGGGTTTGATTGTTCCGGATTTATATTGTATGTTCTGAAAAAGTTTAATGTGGAGGATCTTCCACGCACATCCCAATCTCAAGCCAAAGTAGGGACACCAGTAGCTAAAGAGAACCTGCGATCAGGAGATTTGGTGTTTTTTAATACGTTGGGTACGGGTATCTCTCATGCGGGCATCTATCTAGGCGATGATCAATTTGCTCACTCCTCGAGCAGCAAGGGAGTTAGAATAAGCAAGTTGGCGGATACATACTACAAAGATCGTTATGTCACAGCTCGGCGTGTAGTAGATCAAAAGAGTTATCTTAGTATGGTGAATTAG
- a CDS encoding carbohydrate ABC transporter permease, producing MNVTTRRFAKNGLRHFGLVLIGLVMIYPLLWLFFASFKSNPDLFGSLDLWPDHFVWSSYAKGWAGSGQYTYSTFFVNTFMLVLPTVLFTVLSSLLVGYGFARFTFPLRNVAFALMITTLMLPQTVILIPRYLIFRNLGWVDSYMPFIVPALFGCFPFFIFMMVQFIRGLPRELDESAVMDGCGPITILFKILLPLCIPAMVSATIFQFIWTWNDFFNQLVFINSVKKYPISLALRMSIDATGGATEWNQVIAMAILSILPSMIIFFLAQKYFVEGIATTGIKG from the coding sequence ATGAATGTGACAACTCGCCGATTTGCAAAAAATGGACTACGACACTTCGGACTCGTATTAATCGGTCTGGTTATGATTTATCCACTGCTATGGTTGTTTTTTGCATCATTTAAAAGCAATCCGGATCTTTTTGGATCCCTCGACTTGTGGCCGGATCACTTTGTCTGGAGCTCTTACGCTAAAGGATGGGCAGGTTCTGGCCAGTATACGTATTCAACGTTTTTTGTTAATACCTTTATGCTCGTTCTACCAACGGTTTTGTTCACCGTTTTGTCCAGCCTCCTAGTCGGTTACGGGTTCGCACGTTTTACATTCCCGCTCCGGAACGTAGCCTTTGCGCTTATGATTACGACGCTTATGCTGCCGCAAACCGTCATTCTGATTCCACGATATTTAATTTTCCGGAATTTAGGCTGGGTTGACAGTTATATGCCGTTTATTGTGCCGGCACTGTTCGGATGCTTCCCGTTTTTCATCTTCATGATGGTTCAATTTATCCGCGGGCTGCCGCGTGAACTTGATGAATCCGCCGTGATGGATGGTTGTGGACCTATAACAATTCTGTTCAAGATCTTACTTCCGCTCTGTATTCCGGCCATGGTATCCGCGACGATCTTCCAGTTTATCTGGACATGGAACGATTTCTTCAACCAGCTTGTCTTCATAAACAGTGTGAAAAAATATCCGATCTCACTCGCGTTGCGGATGTCAATAGATGCAACTGGCGGGGCAACGGAGTGGAATCAAGTCATTGCGATGGCGATTCTATCGATATTGCCGTCGATGATTATATTCTTCTTGGCACAAAAATATTTCGTGGAAGGAATTGCAACTACTGGAATTAAGGGATAA
- a CDS encoding DUF2785 domain-containing protein, with product MQDLQRIEDEHYHLREGEREQDFLTLMLQYIGDPEPELRDNLIYPTFYEWIMEQQKFTDDELRILLRTLTDEQHLFYQIGSEGSPSVFTRTFAVLPVALILMRHRKQPILKPAEFLAVKGALLRYYREEKDLRGYVAEGGWAHSAAHAADALDELVQCPESDTSVQLEILAAIQGMLHNGLSTFAEEEEERIATIVDTMLEQELLPEQQVVEWIGGLSACASQPKCREQVIARVNSKNLVRCLYFRRVQGTRSPVLEAALLAAEAALNKFAVQNTK from the coding sequence ATGCAAGACCTACAACGTATCGAAGACGAGCACTACCACCTGCGTGAGGGAGAGCGGGAACAGGACTTCCTGACGTTGATGCTGCAATATATCGGGGACCCGGAGCCGGAGCTGCGCGATAATCTGATCTATCCTACCTTCTATGAATGGATTATGGAACAGCAAAAGTTCACGGACGATGAGCTGCGCATCCTGCTCAGAACGCTGACTGATGAGCAGCATCTGTTCTATCAGATCGGGAGCGAGGGGAGTCCGTCTGTGTTTACGCGAACCTTCGCGGTGCTGCCGGTAGCTTTAATTCTGATGCGCCACAGGAAGCAGCCAATTCTGAAGCCTGCTGAATTCCTGGCTGTGAAGGGTGCATTACTGCGTTATTACCGGGAAGAGAAGGACCTGCGCGGTTATGTGGCTGAAGGAGGCTGGGCACACAGTGCGGCTCATGCGGCAGATGCGCTGGATGAGCTGGTGCAATGTCCGGAAAGTGACACATCTGTGCAACTGGAGATTCTTGCGGCTATTCAGGGCATGCTGCACAATGGTCTGTCCACCTTCGCTGAGGAAGAAGAGGAACGGATCGCTACCATCGTGGACACCATGCTGGAGCAGGAACTGCTACCGGAGCAGCAGGTGGTGGAGTGGATCGGCGGTCTGTCCGCATGCGCCAGCCAGCCGAAATGCCGAGAGCAGGTAATCGCCCGTGTGAATAGCAAAAATTTGGTCCGCTGTCTCTACTTCAGAAGAGTACAGGGAACCCGCAGCCCTGTTCTTGAAGCCGCGCTGCTTGCTGCCGAAGCTGCATTGAACAAATTTGCCGTACAGAATACGAAGTGA
- a CDS encoding response regulator transcription factor, translating to MYKLLVVDDNTDTRKTLCNSFPWDQVSFEIVEQADNGQEALRYILSNPVDVVLCDIRMPRMSGIELSKELHKRNSPTKIVLLSAFRDFEYAREAMSYGVRQYLIKPAKYQEIMDVFSELRDSLNREREHIPNEVCANQDSTSALLKQMDDPIISKIVNYVSLHYRTVKLEHAAIAVHMNPSYVSTYFKKATGMNFSEYVIAFKMEKAVELLHEHQWKTFEVSEMVGYANVKNFIRTFKEHFGKTPSQYRRA from the coding sequence GTGTACAAATTATTAGTTGTCGATGATAATACAGACACCCGTAAAACACTTTGCAATTCATTTCCGTGGGATCAAGTATCTTTTGAAATTGTGGAGCAAGCGGATAACGGCCAAGAAGCACTCCGATATATATTATCAAATCCCGTTGACGTGGTTCTTTGCGATATTCGTATGCCTCGCATGTCAGGAATAGAGCTTTCCAAGGAGCTTCACAAACGCAATTCACCTACAAAAATTGTATTGCTCAGCGCCTTTCGCGATTTTGAGTATGCCCGAGAGGCGATGTCATATGGTGTTCGGCAATATTTGATCAAACCGGCTAAATATCAAGAAATTATGGACGTTTTCTCCGAACTAAGGGATTCTCTCAATCGCGAGCGTGAGCATATCCCTAACGAGGTTTGTGCTAACCAGGACAGCACAAGTGCTTTATTAAAGCAGATGGATGATCCGATTATAAGCAAGATCGTTAATTATGTTTCGTTGCATTATCGGACTGTCAAGCTGGAGCATGCGGCCATTGCCGTTCATATGAATCCGAGTTATGTCAGTACCTATTTCAAAAAAGCTACGGGTATGAATTTTTCAGAATATGTAATCGCCTTCAAAATGGAAAAAGCAGTCGAACTGCTTCATGAGCATCAGTGGAAAACATTCGAAGTCAGTGAAATGGTGGGGTACGCCAATGTCAAAAACTTCATTCGCACTTTCAAAGAACACTTCGGGAAAACCCCTAGTCAATATCGACGAGCGTAG
- a CDS encoding glycoside hydrolase family 43 protein, whose translation MSENTEQQPARTGAPWISDQGDGTYINPVLHADYSDPDVIRVNDDFYMTSSSFCHIPGLPILHSKDLVNWRLINHAIKQMPLPDYDRVQHGKGVWAPSIRYHDEKFWIFYGDPDVGIFMTTADHPAGEWTPLHLVHEGKGLIDACPLWDDDGQAYLIHAFAESRSGIRHKLRVCRMSPDGTRLLDEGEIVFNDPEGHPTMEGPKFYKRNGYYYIFAPAGGVAEGWQTVLRASFPFGPYEDRIALHQGDSPVNGPHQGGWVELINGESWFIHFQDKNAYGRIVHLQPVVWEDNWPLMGINQNAGIGEPVVCFQKPDVGAVYPIEIPATSDNFTEGRPGLQWQWQANPSPNWLLPTHEGTLRLCADRLPQHVTTFYDAPQLLLQKFPALSFRATVRLDIAGMLGGTEAGLIVFGYQHARLAAKVIAGTEERELIYTVGYQTEESVIWRTPMKGTIVDIYVNVREGAHCDFAYRMDGESFESVPAEIFEASVDRWVGAKFGLFAIAEVTEGGYADFKQFQVESNK comes from the coding sequence ATGAGTGAGAACACAGAACAACAACCTGCTAGAACTGGTGCTCCATGGATATCGGATCAAGGTGACGGAACGTACATAAACCCCGTCTTGCACGCAGATTATTCTGATCCGGATGTTATTCGTGTCAACGACGATTTTTATATGACCTCCTCTAGCTTCTGCCATATTCCAGGCTTACCGATACTCCATTCCAAGGATTTGGTGAACTGGCGTCTTATCAATCATGCCATCAAACAAATGCCGCTCCCTGACTATGACCGTGTACAACACGGCAAAGGTGTATGGGCACCAAGCATTCGTTACCACGATGAGAAATTTTGGATCTTTTATGGCGATCCCGACGTAGGCATTTTTATGACGACTGCAGATCATCCAGCGGGGGAGTGGACACCGCTTCATCTTGTACATGAAGGAAAGGGATTGATTGATGCCTGTCCCCTTTGGGATGATGACGGTCAAGCCTACCTGATTCATGCGTTTGCCGAAAGCCGGTCTGGAATCCGACACAAGCTTCGTGTCTGCAGGATGTCTCCGGATGGTACACGACTACTGGACGAAGGTGAAATTGTTTTCAACGATCCGGAAGGTCATCCAACGATGGAAGGTCCAAAGTTCTATAAACGGAACGGATACTACTATATCTTCGCTCCAGCCGGGGGCGTTGCGGAAGGGTGGCAGACCGTGCTGCGGGCGTCTTTCCCGTTCGGTCCTTATGAAGACCGGATTGCACTTCATCAGGGCGATTCTCCGGTAAACGGGCCCCATCAAGGTGGATGGGTTGAACTCATCAATGGAGAATCCTGGTTTATTCATTTTCAAGATAAGAATGCTTACGGTCGCATCGTTCATTTGCAGCCCGTTGTATGGGAAGACAATTGGCCGCTTATGGGCATAAACCAAAACGCAGGCATCGGAGAGCCGGTGGTTTGCTTCCAGAAGCCAGATGTTGGCGCTGTTTATCCCATTGAGATACCAGCAACATCGGACAATTTTACTGAAGGACGGCCTGGCTTGCAATGGCAGTGGCAGGCTAATCCTTCACCGAACTGGCTACTGCCGACGCACGAAGGTACGTTGCGGTTGTGCGCAGATCGACTCCCGCAGCATGTGACAACGTTCTATGATGCGCCACAGTTGTTGCTACAAAAATTTCCGGCACTATCATTTCGAGCGACTGTCCGACTGGATATTGCCGGTATGCTTGGAGGAACTGAGGCGGGGTTAATCGTATTTGGTTACCAGCATGCTCGACTTGCAGCTAAGGTGATCGCTGGTACGGAAGAACGGGAGCTCATCTATACGGTCGGTTACCAGACGGAGGAATCTGTGATATGGCGAACCCCGATGAAGGGTACCATCGTGGATATTTATGTAAACGTCCGAGAAGGTGCTCATTGTGACTTTGCCTACAGGATGGATGGTGAAAGCTTCGAGTCTGTTCCCGCAGAAATATTCGAAGCGAGTGTGGATCGCTGGGTAGGTGCGAAGTTTGGTTTATTTGCTATTGCAGAAGTCACCGAAGGTGGGTATGCAGATTTCAAACAGTTTCAGGTGGAGTCGAATAAGTAA
- a CDS encoding ABC transporter substrate-binding protein → MFSKRIQGVLVLLLAITFMLAACSGNNGNNNSSTGNSAGEKTTDPVTIRFAWWGSDARHQATLEAINKYKELNLNVKIESEYMGFDGYSKKLATQFAGNSAPDLFQYVNAFNDQLGDFLLDLKTTELDTSTFPESALRDFATYKDKLIFIPTGQNAFGSIYNEAFFDKYGIPKDTVWTWENLIEVGRKVHEQDSKAYLLSADIDTIEKVILIPYITQQTGKIWINDDYTPNFTEQELEGAYNYLMQLYDNGVLEPFGDSTAFVGKMDQNPKWVKGEIGMLFDYADSYDKYVQSVTDGKISIGPFPQHPDAKQSSNPLSAGLGFAINANTKAKGETAKFLDWLVNDPEAAIILNTQRGIPASSVALKALSESGKLQPEIKKAIEYASTKESLPLTVLSDNANLRVAHEDSIQKVIYKKLSTKEGAIEALTSIKEKLEELKEAVQ, encoded by the coding sequence TTGTTCAGTAAACGGATACAAGGGGTTTTGGTGCTGCTTTTAGCCATAACTTTTATGTTGGCAGCATGCAGCGGCAACAACGGAAACAACAACAGTTCTACAGGCAATTCAGCTGGAGAAAAAACGACTGACCCGGTAACGATTCGTTTCGCGTGGTGGGGCAGCGATGCTAGGCATCAGGCAACACTTGAAGCTATCAATAAATACAAAGAGTTGAATCTTAATGTAAAGATTGAATCAGAGTATATGGGTTTTGATGGTTATTCGAAGAAGCTGGCTACACAATTCGCCGGTAACTCCGCTCCTGATCTATTCCAGTACGTCAATGCCTTTAATGATCAATTAGGCGATTTCCTACTCGATTTGAAAACGACGGAACTAGATACATCAACATTCCCTGAATCAGCATTACGTGACTTCGCGACATACAAAGATAAGCTTATATTCATCCCAACCGGTCAAAATGCTTTTGGATCCATTTACAATGAAGCATTCTTTGATAAATACGGTATACCGAAGGATACTGTATGGACTTGGGAAAACCTGATTGAAGTTGGCAGAAAAGTACATGAACAGGATAGTAAAGCGTATTTGTTGTCGGCGGATATCGATACTATTGAGAAAGTAATCTTAATCCCGTACATTACACAACAAACAGGTAAAATATGGATTAATGATGATTACACACCTAACTTTACGGAGCAGGAGCTTGAAGGCGCATACAACTATTTGATGCAACTGTATGACAATGGGGTCCTTGAGCCTTTCGGCGACAGCACTGCTTTTGTAGGCAAGATGGATCAGAATCCTAAATGGGTTAAGGGTGAAATTGGCATGCTGTTCGATTACGCTGACAGCTATGATAAATATGTGCAATCGGTTACCGACGGGAAAATTTCAATTGGGCCATTTCCGCAACATCCAGACGCGAAACAAAGCTCCAATCCTCTTTCCGCAGGTCTTGGCTTTGCAATTAACGCTAATACGAAGGCTAAAGGGGAGACAGCGAAGTTTCTGGATTGGCTGGTCAATGACCCGGAAGCGGCAATCATTCTAAATACCCAGCGCGGTATTCCAGCATCAAGTGTCGCGCTGAAGGCGCTTAGTGAGTCAGGAAAGCTTCAACCGGAAATCAAGAAAGCCATAGAATATGCCAGCACCAAAGAATCGCTGCCGCTAACCGTACTTAGTGATAATGCGAATTTACGAGTGGCGCATGAGGATTCAATCCAAAAAGTTATTTATAAAAAGTTGAGTACGAAGGAAGGCGCTATTGAAGCTCTCACCAGTATTAAAGAGAAGCTGGAAGAGCTTAAAGAAGCTGTGCAGTAA
- a CDS encoding SDR family NAD(P)-dependent oxidoreductase, translated as MDIVAYEKFGAYSAAKAGLEALMKTVTVEEAKHGILVNLFDPGNLCLRSFGSVTNLWIANYLFDST; from the coding sequence ATGGATATCGTGGCATATGAAAAATTCGGAGCATACTCCGCCGCGAAAGCGGGCTTAGAAGCATTAATGAAAACGGTGACCGTGGAAGAAGCTAAGCATGGTATTCTTGTAAACCTATTTGATCCGGGCAATTTGTGCTTAAGATCGTTTGGATCTGTTACAAATCTTTGGATAGCGAATTACTTATTCGACTCCACCTGA
- a CDS encoding GNAT family N-acetyltransferase, whose product MMNVRVKVTDPKDAYLIKNMYPLYLHDLAGHYGPVPGHLPNRHSIFEDSEDYVTLQDQYDVQNIWWEKPGCLYPHLILADDLPVGFALIATPPHCAPGVDYFVNDFFVMNPFRGQGIAEAAAASVFDSFRGSWQLFTNPSAKNSTAQAFWRRTVSNYTQGQYEEYQGNTFDGDKLVFSFSNHHSQAADRGAAISADLTLLAD is encoded by the coding sequence ATGATGAATGTTAGGGTGAAAGTAACAGACCCCAAGGATGCTTATCTGATCAAAAATATGTATCCGCTCTACCTCCATGACCTGGCTGGACATTACGGGCCTGTGCCCGGACATCTGCCTAACCGCCATAGCATCTTCGAGGACAGCGAGGATTATGTAACGTTGCAGGATCAATATGACGTCCAGAATATCTGGTGGGAGAAGCCCGGCTGCCTGTACCCCCACCTGATTCTGGCAGATGATCTGCCTGTCGGCTTTGCCTTGATCGCCACTCCGCCGCATTGTGCTCCAGGTGTCGATTATTTTGTGAATGATTTCTTTGTGATGAACCCGTTCAGAGGTCAGGGTATCGCGGAAGCGGCGGCAGCCAGCGTGTTCGACAGCTTCAGAGGCAGCTGGCAGCTATTCACCAACCCGTCTGCAAAGAACTCCACCGCCCAAGCTTTCTGGCGCAGAACCGTCTCCAATTATACTCAAGGGCAGTACGAGGAATACCAAGGCAACACTTTTGATGGGGACAAGCTGGTATTCTCGTTTAGTAACCATCACAGCCAGGCTGCGGACCGAGGAGCCGCTATTTCCGCCGATTTAACCCTTTTAGCGGATTAA
- a CDS encoding carbohydrate ABC transporter permease, translated as MGNRNVKHALWGLLFISPWVIGFLCFQLYPLALSLYYSLTDSSLVKIGEFIGLDNYVKLFTKDKDFFPSMRVTVLYTFVAVPAKLAFALLIAVILNKNSRMMNIYRTVYYLPSILGASVAISLLWRFLFMNEGVVNSLLGKIGIPSINWLGSPKVALYTISLLVVWQFGTSMVLFLAGLKNIPAELYDAAKVDGSGKLRTFAAVTLPLLTPIIFFNLIMQLIGALQEFTAAFIVTNGGPMKATYLIGLKIYDEAFMQMRMGYASAVSWVLFLFILVVTLLIFRTSRYWVHYEDGGRS; from the coding sequence TTGGGCAATCGAAATGTCAAACACGCCTTGTGGGGTTTGTTGTTTATTTCGCCATGGGTTATTGGTTTTCTTTGTTTTCAACTTTATCCGCTCGCACTGAGTCTTTACTATTCATTGACTGATTCAAGTCTTGTTAAGATAGGTGAATTTATCGGATTAGATAATTACGTGAAGCTATTCACGAAGGATAAGGATTTTTTCCCGTCAATGAGAGTAACAGTGCTGTATACATTTGTTGCTGTTCCGGCTAAGCTTGCTTTTGCTTTATTGATCGCCGTTATTCTGAATAAAAACAGCCGAATGATGAATATTTACCGTACGGTTTATTATTTGCCGTCCATTCTTGGTGCAAGTGTAGCCATATCGCTCCTCTGGCGGTTTCTGTTTATGAATGAGGGGGTGGTTAACTCCCTGCTTGGTAAGATAGGCATCCCGAGCATCAACTGGTTAGGCTCTCCGAAAGTTGCCTTATATACAATCAGTTTACTTGTTGTTTGGCAGTTTGGTACTTCGATGGTGCTTTTCCTCGCAGGATTGAAAAATATACCAGCGGAATTGTATGACGCGGCTAAAGTGGACGGTTCCGGAAAGCTCCGCACCTTTGCCGCTGTTACACTACCTTTGCTGACGCCAATCATTTTCTTTAATCTGATTATGCAATTGATCGGAGCTCTGCAGGAGTTTACAGCTGCATTTATTGTCACAAACGGGGGGCCAATGAAAGCAACCTATCTAATTGGACTCAAAATTTATGACGAAGCATTTATGCAAATGCGTATGGGCTATGCTTCAGCCGTTTCTTGGGTACTGTTCTTGTTCATTCTTGTTGTGACGCTCTTGATTTTCCGCACATCGAGATACTGGGTTCATTATGAGGATGGGGGACGGAGCTAA
- a CDS encoding CD3324 family protein, with amino-acid sequence MKYVNADQVFPEPLLKEIQKYVNGGMVYIPTAAPLRKKWGEKSGSRRYLNERNADIRLRFSSGESIDRLSERFGLSDHSIKKIVYRK; translated from the coding sequence ATGAAATATGTAAATGCAGATCAGGTCTTCCCAGAGCCTCTGCTGAAGGAAATCCAGAAATACGTAAATGGCGGGATGGTGTACATACCAACCGCAGCACCCTTGCGCAAAAAATGGGGGGAGAAGTCCGGAAGCCGCCGTTATTTGAACGAACGGAATGCGGACATCCGGCTGCGGTTCTCCTCCGGAGAATCCATCGACCGGCTCTCTGAGCGGTTTGGCTTATCCGATCACAGTATCAAAAAAATTGTGTATCGCAAGTAG